The Dokdonia donghaensis DSW-1 DNA window TTACTTTACATTATTACATACCGTGCCTAGCACAGAAGATAGAGCGCTTGTGAATAATCTAGAGTTGCCTAATGAGCATTTTGTAGCTACAGAAAACTGTGTTTACCTATATCCAGAGAAAGGATACGGAAAAGCAAAGGCGACAAATACTTTTTTTGAAAAAAGATTAAACGTGGTTGCTACAACCCGCAATTATAAGACCATCGTAAAATTGCTAGCACTTTCTAGTTAAGACGCCATATTTCAAAATTAAGAGCAGTTGCAAAGGCAAGCCATAGTAGGTAAGGAATAAGTAATGCAGCGCTCCATCGATTTACTACTTTAAACCATTTTATAGTAAATATCACTAAGATAAACAGACCGCAAATTGCTAGTAAGGCAAGAAAAGGTTCTTGCCACCCAAAAAATATAATACTCCACATTCCATTAAGAATGAGTTGAAACCCAAAATGATAAAGGGCCGTTTTTACCCATTTGTGGTAAAAACCTCGATTCCATACTATACCGGCGGCAATCCCCATAAGAATATATAGCGTGATCCACACGGGAGCAAATACCCAGTTAGGAGGGCTCCAGCTAGGCTTCATAAGGCCTACATACCAGTTATCTATACTAGATTGAGTAGCTAGAGAACCTATGGTTCCTACAAGTAGGCAAATAATAATGCTTAGCACAATACGCACTAGTAAATCTTTGTTCATAAGGAAAGGATTGGTCTTAAAGGTAGTAAATATTCTTAGACGTGTCTAAGCGTTGATATTGCTATCTTTGCTCATATATCTATAACCACCCTATGACCGAAAGCGATTTTATACCCTCAGAAAATTATAAAGTACTTACACAAGGATCTGTCACTTACCAGTCTCCTAGTAATATAGCCCTTGTAAAATACTGGGGTAAACACGGTGAACAATTACCACAAAATCCTAGTATAAGTTTTACGCTTTCTAACTGTCACACTACGACCACGCTTTCTTATAAAAAGGCTACTAGTGCTACAGGTGAGATTGAGTTTGATGTACTGCTAGACGGCAAGTCTGAGCCAGATTTTAAACCTAAAATCGCAAAGTTTTTTGAGCGCATAGAGAAGTATATACCTTTTGTTAAGGAGTACTCGTATGTGATAGATACAGCAAACTCTTTCCCGCATAGCTCAGGTATTGCAAGTTCTGCTTCTGGTATGAGTGCGCTTGCTTTATGCCTTATGGAGATCGAGCGACAGAGCAATCCAGATATGACACCTGCTTATTTTTTACAAAAGGCTAGCTTTCTTGCAAGACTTGGTTCTGGTAGCGCGTGTAGAAGTCTAGATGGACCTCTGGTGGTATGGGGTAACCATAATGAGATATCTAATAGTAGCGATATTTTTGGCACAAGTTATAATAGCAATGTACACGATAATTTTAAAAATTATCAAGACACCATCTTACTTGTAGATAAAGGAGAGAAACAAGTAAGTAGTACAGTAGGTCACGGTCTTATGCACGGTCACGCTTTCGCGAAAGCGAGATTCTCCCAGGCTCACGATAACTTATCTGAGCTTATGCGTGTTTTTGAGGCAGGAGATGTAGATGCGTTTATAAAACTAGTTGAAAGTGAAGCACTCACGCTACACGCAATGATGATGACCAGCCACCCTTATTTTATATTGATGAAGCCTAAAACGCTGGAGATTATAAATGAAATATGGGATTATAGACAACAAACGGGCTCAAAGGTGTGCTTTACACTAGATGCTGGCGCAAACGTACACGTGCTTTATCCCGAAAATGAGAAGCATAGTGTTCAAGACTTTATAGCGACTAAACTTTCAAAATTTTGCCAAAACGGCCACTATATCAATGACTTTGTGGGTAATGGAGCAAAAAAATTGTAAATTTGTAATTGGTATTAAGAGCACCCCATATGAAAGGTCCGTTATTTTATTCTAAGATTTTACTTTTTGGTGAGTATGGAATCATAAAAGATTCCAAAGGACTTGCTATTCCTTATAACTTCTATAACGGAGCGTTAAAGATAGAGGAGAACCCTTCGCAAGAGGCAAAGGACTCAAATGATAAGCTTGCAAAGTTTGTTACTTATCTTAATGATTTACAAACAGAGCAGCCGGAGTTAGTCTCTTTTGATATTGATAAAATGAATCAAGATGTAGCTGCGGGTATGTACTTTGATTCTAGTATCCCACAAGGATACGGTGTGGGAAGTAGCGGTGCGCTAGTTGCTGCTATTTATGATAAATATGCCGTAGATAAAATTACCGTTTTAGAAAATCTTACAAGAGAGAAGTTGCTCACACTAAAAACAATTTTTGGTGGGATGGAATCATTTTTTCACGGTAAATCTTCTGGATTAGATCCTCTTAATAGTTATTTAAGTCTTCCTATACTTATTAATAGTAAAGATAGTATTGAAGCTGCTGGTATTCCTTCACAAGCAGAAAAGGGTACAGGAGCTGTATTTCTTTTAGATAGTGGTATTGTAGGTGAAACTGCACCTATGGTAAATATCTTTATGGAAAATATGAAGCAAGATGGTTTTAGGTCTATGCTTAAAGATCAGTTTGTAAAGCATACAGATGCTTGTATAGATGATTTCTTAAAAGGAGATGTAAAATCACTTTTTGGGAATGTGAAGCAGCTTTCTAAAGTAGTTTTAAGTAACTTCAAACCAATGATTCCTGCAAAGTTTCACGACTTATGGAAACAAGGTATTGAGTCTAATGATTACTATCTTAAACTTTGCGGTTCTGGAGGTGGTGGTTATATGCTAGGCTTTACAGAAGATCTTGAAAAAGCACAAGCGGCTCTTAAAGATCACAAGCTAGAAGTGGTTTACACGTTCTAATTAATTTTCATACATTTTTTATTAAACGAGATAGCTTATGCTTTCGCGAAAAAACAAACGTTTTATCCTTAAGTTAGTAAGTCTATTCTCTGTAGTGAGAGGGTACAATATTCTTATAATTGTACTTGCCCAATACCTCACATCTATATTTATACTTGCGCCAGATAAGAGGCTTAGTGAGATATTATTTGACCCTAACCTTTTCTTTTTAGTACTTGCAGGTGTTTTTACTATAGCCTCTGGGTATATAATAAACAGCTTTTACGACTCAGAAAAAGACCTCATAAACAGACCTAAGAAAACGATGCTAGACCGCTTAGTGAGTCAAAACACAAAGCTGTCTATTTACTTCACTCTTAATTTTCTTGCAGTTATAGCAGCTAGTTATGTCTCTTTTAAGGCTGTTGTTTTTTATGCGCTTTATATTTTTGGTATTTGGATTTACTCACATAAGCTTAAAAAGATTCCTTTTTTAGGAAATCTCGTAGCGGCAACACTTGCAATCACACCCTTTTTTGCTGTGTTTATCTATTATGGAAATCTGGCTCCAGTGATATTTGTACACGGGTCCTTTTTGTTTTTAGTAATAGCTATGCGAGAGATGGTAAAAGACTTAGAGAATCTTAAGGGAGATTTTGCGCAAAGATATCGCACTATACCTGTAATGTATGGGGCTACTACTTCAAAGTGGCTACTGTCATTGCTAGCTGGTCTTACAGTTATACCTGTATTCTTTCT harbors:
- a CDS encoding TspO/MBR family protein yields the protein MNKDLLVRIVLSIIICLLVGTIGSLATQSSIDNWYVGLMKPSWSPPNWVFAPVWITLYILMGIAAGIVWNRGFYHKWVKTALYHFGFQLILNGMWSIIFFGWQEPFLALLAICGLFILVIFTIKWFKVVNRWSAALLIPYLLWLAFATALNFEIWRLN
- a CDS encoding diphosphomevalonate/mevalonate 3,5-bisphosphate decarboxylase family protein, whose translation is MTESDFIPSENYKVLTQGSVTYQSPSNIALVKYWGKHGEQLPQNPSISFTLSNCHTTTTLSYKKATSATGEIEFDVLLDGKSEPDFKPKIAKFFERIEKYIPFVKEYSYVIDTANSFPHSSGIASSASGMSALALCLMEIERQSNPDMTPAYFLQKASFLARLGSGSACRSLDGPLVVWGNHNEISNSSDIFGTSYNSNVHDNFKNYQDTILLVDKGEKQVSSTVGHGLMHGHAFAKARFSQAHDNLSELMRVFEAGDVDAFIKLVESEALTLHAMMMTSHPYFILMKPKTLEIINEIWDYRQQTGSKVCFTLDAGANVHVLYPENEKHSVQDFIATKLSKFCQNGHYINDFVGNGAKKL
- a CDS encoding mevalonate kinase, with translation MKGPLFYSKILLFGEYGIIKDSKGLAIPYNFYNGALKIEENPSQEAKDSNDKLAKFVTYLNDLQTEQPELVSFDIDKMNQDVAAGMYFDSSIPQGYGVGSSGALVAAIYDKYAVDKITVLENLTREKLLTLKTIFGGMESFFHGKSSGLDPLNSYLSLPILINSKDSIEAAGIPSQAEKGTGAVFLLDSGIVGETAPMVNIFMENMKQDGFRSMLKDQFVKHTDACIDDFLKGDVKSLFGNVKQLSKVVLSNFKPMIPAKFHDLWKQGIESNDYYLKLCGSGGGGYMLGFTEDLEKAQAALKDHKLEVVYTF
- a CDS encoding geranylgeranylglycerol-phosphate geranylgeranyltransferase, with the protein product MLSRKNKRFILKLVSLFSVVRGYNILIIVLAQYLTSIFILAPDKRLSEILFDPNLFFLVLAGVFTIASGYIINSFYDSEKDLINRPKKTMLDRLVSQNTKLSIYFTLNFLAVIAASYVSFKAVVFYALYIFGIWIYSHKLKKIPFLGNLVAATLAITPFFAVFIYYGNLAPVIFVHGSFLFLVIAMREMVKDLENLKGDFAQRYRTIPVMYGATTSKWLLSLLAGLTVIPVFFLINHFKLGYMTYYFYGSALLLFVFLVILWQSKARPHYVLLHNILKFIIVAGVFCIILLDASVVLHRIF